A stretch of DNA from Deinococcus multiflagellatus:
CACGCCGCCGAGATGGTGGCGGTGCGCGTTGGTGAGGTGCTGTACGCCGCTGACGCCCTGTTTGGCCCAGACGCCCTGGCCAAGCACCCCCTGACGTTCTGCGCCGATTCCGCCGCCCAGAAGGCAAGTGCGGTGGCCCTAGGGGACCTGGCGGGCGTGGGGCTCACCCTGCCCGGGCACGGCGAGCCCACTGCCGACCTGCCGGGGCTGGTGGCGGCCAACCTCGCGGCGTATGAACAGACGACGCGGGCGGTGCGGGCCGCCGTGGCCGAAGGCCCAGCAACCGTAGATGAGGTGCTGGCGCGCGTGTGTGCCGCCCTGGGGGTCACCATGACCACGGCGGGCGCGGTGGTACTCAACCGCGCCGTGGTCAGCGCGCACCTCACCGAACTGCTGGAGGCCCATCAGGTCGCCCTGACCATCGATGGTCAGCGCCTGCTGTTCGCGCGTGCGTGAAGAAATGCC
This window harbors:
- a CDS encoding MBL fold metallo-hydrolase; this translates as MTLLPLGPDAFYLPGAVNSLVLANGQGGALLVDTGLDDSHARKLLRAVEGAGLRPTAILNTHSHADHHGGNALVLRRFPEVQVWAPPLEAAIIAHPLLEPLGLFGARPPRELQTKFLLAPASPARPLPGTGPLTLGGVALDLLAVPGHAAEMVAVRVGEVLYAADALFGPDALAKHPLTFCADSAAQKASAVALGDLAGVGLTLPGHGEPTADLPGLVAANLAAYEQTTRAVRAAVAEGPATVDEVLARVCAALGVTMTTAGAVVLNRAVVSAHLTELLEAHQVALTIDGQRLLFARA